One genomic segment of Pseudonocardia sp. T1-2H includes these proteins:
- a CDS encoding CBS domain-containing protein, producing MKVRDAMSGSVSTVRADTPIPVAASMLHGHGTVPVVDGQGHFLGVAAEADLARGLLVPDGWQVELDPESIVAAVTRQAVVIARPEDDVVDVVAAMLDRGVRSVPVVDGERVVGVLTRHEVRGAER from the coding sequence ATGAAGGTGCGCGACGCCATGAGCGGCTCGGTGAGCACGGTGCGAGCGGACACGCCCATTCCCGTGGCGGCCTCGATGCTGCACGGGCACGGGACGGTGCCGGTCGTCGACGGTCAGGGGCATTTCCTCGGAGTGGCGGCCGAGGCCGACCTCGCACGCGGCCTGCTGGTCCCGGACGGCTGGCAGGTCGAGCTGGACCCGGAGTCGATCGTGGCCGCGGTGACGAGGCAGGCCGTGGTGATCGCCCGGCCCGAGGACGACGTCGTCGACGTCGTGGCGGCCATGCTCGACCGGGGTGTCCGATCCGTGCCGGTGGTCGACGGTGAGCGCGTCGTCGGTGTCCTGACCCGACACGAGGTGCGAGGAGCTGAACGATGA
- a CDS encoding cation-translocating P-type ATPase: MTEVADAQPAVPRLDPTERVDLLLRDLRSSRSGLTEREAQRRLVSSGPNELRRRGGRRWPRELARQFTHPLALLLWAAAGMAWAVGITPVAIAVVVVIVINALFAFVQERHAERAVEALAAFLPMRAKVVRDGRIREIEAVGLVPGDVLVIEEGNRISADARLLDDGIEVDLSALTGESMPVYRSADLVDVRVPLLQARDLVFSGTTCTEGEARAVVFATGMHTELGGIAALSERVEQDESPLETQVRRVAWLIALISVVLGAAFIPIATVGAGLSFVNAAVFAVGLLVGNVPEGLLPVITLALAIGVRGLAKRGAVVKRLSSVETLGSTDVICTDKTGTLTENRMRVTTITTTSGMHEPGEALHDDVALAHLATTVALCNNARLDVTGTMIGDPTEIALLEAAGVLGERLDGDDRQRRRQFHFDPVRKRMSTVDEIGGTLWIHTKGAPESVLPLCNAELVDGDQRRTLSDTRRHELAKLVEAQAQQGLRMLAAAERRLAPGEGVPEDRDRAEQDLVLLGLVAMIDPPRAGVADAVAQCHLAGIRIIVITGDHGLTAAAVAGQVGIVRGEPTVVTGEELDRMSEDDLDALLDSQAELIFARSSPEAKLRIADALRDAGHVVAMTGDGVNDAPALRRADIGIAMGSGTDVAREASTMVLTDDNFATIAAAVRAGRQIYDNIRKFIFYIFAHATPEVTPFVVFALSGGAIPLPLTVLQLLAFDVGTETLPALALGREPAEPGLMQRPPRRRGESVIQPGMLLRAWLFLGVICAALQMAGFFHVLLDAGWHVGDPTGPGTPLHHAYQQATTMTFFGMIAGQIGTAFAARTDRASLRSIGVFSNPLLLWGILFELAFAAGIIYIPLMQDLLGTAALTPEMLAFTIPYPFIVWGADEIRRWLIRRHARTSGHQGTSGREGREPVMAGS; this comes from the coding sequence ATGACCGAGGTCGCTGATGCGCAGCCAGCTGTTCCTCGGCTGGATCCGACCGAGCGGGTCGACCTGCTCCTGCGGGATCTGCGCAGCTCTCGGTCCGGGTTGACCGAGCGCGAGGCCCAGCGACGGCTGGTGTCCTCCGGGCCCAACGAGTTGCGGCGGCGAGGTGGCCGGAGGTGGCCACGGGAATTGGCACGGCAGTTCACGCATCCGCTGGCGCTGTTGTTGTGGGCGGCGGCGGGCATGGCGTGGGCAGTGGGGATCACGCCGGTGGCGATCGCGGTCGTGGTGGTGATCGTGATCAATGCGCTGTTCGCGTTCGTGCAGGAGCGTCACGCCGAGCGGGCGGTGGAGGCGCTGGCGGCGTTCCTCCCGATGCGGGCGAAGGTGGTGCGCGACGGCCGGATACGCGAGATCGAAGCCGTCGGCCTGGTGCCGGGAGACGTCCTGGTCATCGAGGAGGGAAACCGGATCTCGGCGGATGCCCGACTGCTCGACGACGGAATCGAGGTGGATCTTTCGGCGCTGACCGGCGAGTCGATGCCTGTGTACCGTTCGGCGGACCTGGTCGATGTCCGGGTTCCCTTGCTGCAGGCGCGCGATCTGGTCTTCAGCGGGACGACGTGCACCGAAGGTGAAGCCCGTGCGGTGGTGTTCGCCACCGGCATGCACACCGAGCTCGGCGGGATCGCCGCCCTGTCCGAGCGGGTGGAGCAGGACGAGAGCCCGCTGGAGACCCAGGTGCGGCGGGTGGCGTGGCTGATCGCGCTGATCTCTGTAGTGCTCGGTGCGGCGTTCATCCCGATAGCGACGGTCGGGGCGGGGCTGTCGTTCGTCAACGCCGCCGTCTTCGCAGTCGGCCTGCTGGTGGGCAACGTGCCGGAGGGGCTGTTGCCGGTGATCACGCTGGCGCTGGCGATCGGGGTTCGGGGACTGGCCAAACGCGGTGCCGTCGTGAAGCGCTTGAGTTCGGTGGAGACACTCGGTTCGACGGACGTGATCTGCACCGACAAGACCGGGACCCTCACGGAGAACCGGATGCGCGTCACGACGATCACCACCACGAGCGGGATGCACGAGCCGGGCGAAGCACTTCACGACGACGTGGCGTTGGCGCATCTGGCCACCACGGTGGCCTTGTGCAACAACGCCCGTCTCGACGTCACGGGCACGATGATCGGTGATCCCACCGAGATCGCGCTCCTCGAGGCCGCCGGCGTACTCGGCGAACGGCTTGACGGCGACGACCGGCAGCGGCGACGCCAGTTCCACTTCGACCCCGTCCGCAAACGCATGTCGACGGTGGACGAAATCGGGGGCACGCTGTGGATCCACACCAAGGGCGCCCCGGAATCGGTGCTGCCGCTGTGCAACGCCGAACTCGTGGACGGCGACCAGAGGCGAACGCTGAGCGACACCCGGCGACACGAGCTCGCGAAGCTGGTCGAGGCCCAGGCTCAGCAGGGGCTTCGGATGCTGGCCGCAGCCGAACGCCGCCTCGCTCCGGGTGAGGGCGTGCCCGAGGACCGTGACCGCGCCGAACAGGACCTGGTGTTGCTGGGCCTGGTGGCCATGATCGATCCGCCCCGGGCCGGGGTCGCCGACGCCGTCGCGCAATGTCACCTCGCCGGGATCCGCATCATCGTCATCACCGGTGACCACGGCCTGACCGCCGCGGCCGTCGCCGGTCAGGTCGGCATCGTCCGCGGGGAGCCCACTGTCGTCACCGGCGAGGAACTGGACCGGATGAGCGAGGACGATCTCGACGCTCTGCTCGACAGTCAGGCGGAGCTGATCTTCGCGCGCTCCTCACCCGAGGCCAAGCTCCGCATCGCCGACGCGTTGCGTGACGCCGGGCACGTGGTGGCCATGACCGGTGACGGCGTCAACGACGCCCCGGCGCTGCGGCGCGCCGACATCGGAATCGCGATGGGGTCGGGCACCGACGTCGCGCGGGAAGCGTCCACGATGGTGCTCACCGACGACAACTTCGCCACCATCGCCGCCGCGGTACGAGCCGGCCGACAGATCTACGACAACATCCGCAAGTTCATCTTCTACATCTTCGCCCATGCCACCCCCGAAGTGACCCCGTTCGTGGTGTTCGCGTTGTCCGGCGGGGCCATCCCGTTGCCGCTGACCGTGTTGCAACTGCTGGCCTTCGACGTCGGCACCGAAACGCTGCCCGCGCTCGCGCTCGGCCGGGAACCCGCCGAACCCGGGCTCATGCAGCGCCCTCCGCGGCGACGCGGTGAATCGGTGATCCAACCGGGGATGCTGCTGCGCGCGTGGCTGTTCCTCGGCGTCATCTGCGCCGCGCTGCAGATGGCAGGGTTCTTCCACGTGCTGCTGGACGCCGGATGGCACGTCGGCGACCCGACCGGGCCTGGGACACCGCTGCACCATGCCTACCAGCAGGCCACCACGATGACCTTCTTCGGCATGATCGCCGGCCAGATCGGCACCGCTTTCGCCGCCCGGACCGACCGCGCTTCGCTCCGCTCCATCGGCGTGTTCTCCAACCCGCTGCTGCTGTGGGGCATCCTTTTCGAGCTCGCGTTCGCCGCCGGGATCATCTACATCCCACTGATGCAGGACCTGCTGGGAACCGCCGCCCTCACCCCCGAGATGCTCGCCTTCACCATCCCCTACCCCTTCATCGTCTGGGGTGCCGACGAGATCCGTCGCTGGCTGATCCGCCGCCACGCCCGGACGTCCGGCCACCAAGGAACCTCCGGACGCGAAGGCCGCGAACCCGTGATGGCGGGCTCCTAG
- a CDS encoding universal stress protein: MRGRAGTIVIGVDGSPGSEGAVRWAVEQARRTRAPVRAVMAWQIPTTYGWAPVITVDWAGDARTALNSAVDSALKETGYLDVDREATEGHPAAVLLAAARDADLLVVGCRGHGGFTGMLLGSVSQHVVAHARCPVVVTHDAA; this comes from the coding sequence ATGAGGGGCAGGGCGGGCACGATCGTCATCGGGGTCGACGGATCCCCCGGCTCGGAGGGCGCCGTGCGGTGGGCGGTCGAGCAGGCCCGGCGCACCCGCGCCCCCGTGCGCGCGGTGATGGCCTGGCAGATCCCGACCACCTACGGGTGGGCGCCCGTCATCACGGTGGACTGGGCGGGCGACGCCCGGACCGCGTTGAACTCGGCCGTCGACAGCGCGCTGAAGGAAACGGGCTACCTGGACGTCGACCGGGAGGCGACCGAGGGGCACCCCGCCGCGGTCCTCCTCGCCGCGGCGCGCGACGCAGACCTGCTGGTGGTCGGCTGCCGCGGGCACGGCGGGTTCACCGGCATGCTGCTTGGCTCGGTGAGCCAGCACGTCGTCGCCCACGCCCGATGCCCCGTCGTTGTCACCCACGACGCCGCCTGA
- a CDS encoding universal stress protein — protein sequence MTTSNDVAGSSVVVGADGSPGALAAVRWAAREARRRKAKLRLVAVVDWAADPARTAAAADVLQRYREHLHCTARAQLREATDMVRSLGPLPTVQCVVRDGAAADVLGTESDEAELLLVGLPRSGEAGPLVAALVGRASCPVVVVGPAPAQQTAPTSPVVVGVDGSAANAAALAQAFEEARSHGVPLVAAHAWTDATMRQSSPTLSFEAVLADARELLESRLAPWTATYPDVHVRRLVARDSAATVLAERSTNALLVVLGSDGWRAPDGYPIGEVGRALLSRARCPVMLVRDGLALDRPRRSDAGLRSTPESGRSAPPAVTA from the coding sequence ATGACGACATCGAACGACGTCGCCGGGAGCAGCGTGGTCGTCGGAGCCGACGGCTCGCCGGGCGCGCTCGCCGCGGTGCGGTGGGCGGCACGGGAAGCTCGGCGCCGCAAGGCGAAGCTGCGGCTGGTCGCGGTGGTCGACTGGGCAGCCGACCCCGCTCGGACCGCGGCCGCCGCGGACGTGCTGCAGCGGTACCGCGAACACCTGCACTGCACCGCCCGCGCGCAGCTGCGGGAGGCGACCGACATGGTCCGCTCCCTCGGACCGCTACCGACCGTGCAATGCGTCGTCCGCGACGGCGCCGCCGCGGACGTGCTCGGAACCGAATCGGACGAGGCCGAGCTCCTGCTGGTGGGGCTGCCCCGGTCGGGCGAGGCCGGGCCCCTGGTCGCCGCGCTCGTCGGCCGGGCCTCCTGCCCGGTCGTGGTCGTCGGCCCGGCGCCGGCGCAGCAAACCGCGCCGACGTCACCGGTCGTCGTCGGCGTGGACGGTTCGGCGGCGAACGCGGCGGCGTTGGCGCAGGCGTTCGAGGAGGCGAGGTCCCACGGGGTTCCGCTCGTGGCGGCGCACGCCTGGACCGACGCCACCATGCGGCAGAGCAGCCCGACGCTGAGCTTCGAGGCCGTGCTCGCCGATGCGCGCGAGCTGCTGGAGTCCCGGCTCGCGCCATGGACCGCCACCTATCCGGACGTGCACGTGCGGCGCCTCGTCGCCCGGGACAGCGCCGCCACCGTTCTCGCGGAGCGGTCGACGAACGCGTTGCTCGTCGTGCTGGGGTCCGACGGCTGGCGTGCCCCGGACGGCTATCCGATCGGTGAGGTCGGGCGTGCGCTGCTGAGCAGGGCCCGGTGCCCCGTGATGCTGGTGCGCGACGGTCTCGCGCTCGACCGCCCCCGGCGCTCGGATGCCGGCCTCCGCTCGACTCCGGAATCGGGCCGGTCGGCGCCGCCAGCGGTCACTGCCTAG
- a CDS encoding universal stress protein, with translation MNGSAAALTATRFAACEARARAAPLVLMHATSSGETDRQRDTVLERAAAAAAAAAPGVEIVRRTSAWSPLAALLAASRDAAMLVVGLGGRDDPPEAADESVALDVLGRAGCPVAVVRAPHLRRRNVVVAALTDTERDARVLAEATMLAARRGVPLIIDHVDGEGTDLVLDRATGAIALVLGRQDGPARYDEPARIAVHRGPCPVVVVRTAERTSESPHGTAPGRPAAADGVGGPG, from the coding sequence GTGAACGGTAGTGCCGCGGCGCTGACTGCCACCCGCTTCGCGGCGTGCGAGGCGCGCGCCCGGGCGGCGCCCCTGGTCCTGATGCACGCGACGTCGTCAGGAGAGACGGATCGGCAGCGCGACACCGTCCTCGAGCGGGCGGCGGCCGCCGCCGCGGCAGCCGCGCCGGGAGTGGAAATCGTCCGACGGACGTCGGCCTGGAGCCCGCTGGCGGCGCTGCTGGCGGCGAGCCGCGACGCCGCGATGCTCGTCGTGGGATTGGGCGGCCGGGACGACCCGCCGGAGGCCGCCGACGAATCCGTCGCCCTCGACGTCCTCGGGCGGGCGGGGTGCCCGGTCGCGGTCGTTCGTGCCCCGCACCTGCGCCGGCGAAACGTCGTCGTCGCCGCGCTGACGGACACCGAGCGCGACGCCCGGGTGCTCGCGGAGGCGACCATGCTGGCCGCACGCCGAGGGGTGCCGCTCATCATCGACCATGTCGACGGCGAGGGCACCGACCTCGTGCTCGACCGTGCGACCGGCGCGATCGCGCTCGTCCTCGGCCGACAAGACGGACCTGCCCGTTACGACGAGCCGGCCAGGATCGCCGTGCACCGAGGCCCGTGCCCGGTGGTCGTGGTCCGCACCGCCGAGCGGACCTCCGAGAGCCCTCACGGGACCGCTCCGGGCCGACCCGCCGCGGCCGACGGCGTGGGAGGCCCGGGATGA